A window of Terriglobus sp. RCC_193 contains these coding sequences:
- a CDS encoding carboxypeptidase regulatory-like domain-containing protein produces the protein MKPLRSLALAAVLMSGAAMGAFAQSAVDGAVGGIIHDPSGAVVPGAQITVTNNGTSASQTVKADDQGYFRAIHLQPGSYTVEVTSAGFGTYKSTAVVVQVGLLTNVDANLAAAGTSTEVTVSSEVPAINTTSPDFNSVIEQHVLQNLPVNNYRWSSYAALTPGVVSNSDGFGLLSFRGQSVLQNNITIDGADDNQAFFAEERGRTRAGYSTAQSSIQEFQVNTSNYTVEYGRAVGGVVNSVTKSGTNQFHGDLYFRDRDAGWGSKSPTTQLTTVTSSGPVTNVIKPKDWRKQFGGAVSGPIIKDKLFFLLAIDKFKRNFPGTGVASSPATFFAAPDAALPTGKTCGASSTIPNPSGPGTITNPALPSTVDQSNCTLAQLYLGNYNQYANAVPLYNAGLTALNTMLGAVPRTGDQNIFFPKIDWQINGRNHATFEVNRLNWASPAGIQTQATNTYGTRSFGDDFVKLTFGVAKLDTTITSNLVNEVRYQYGRDFEYEFAQTPATAYEQNYIQRARGGTYTNPLGLPPNVGITNGFNFGTQTFLQRQRYPDERRWQVADTANWTRGSHNVKFGMDYLHTYDLSQNLRSQFGSFSYSTVGQYLSDWYLGQSTDPNVYNKAKNYSSFQQAFGPTAFQFVTHDIGIFAQDEWKATPNLSITYGLRYELQLFPSPYAGLPVTGGNFGTNAIAQTGVMPSDKNNIAPRVGFAWDPFGTGKTSIRGGFGLFYGRTINSTIYSALTSTGNATQVNGVPVSQLTFNYTSSQSGAPAFPAVIASVGSAGAAPASTYFAPGFQNPYSEQFDLSIQRSIGWKTTVGVSYIGALGREMPNFVDANLPTPTTSVTYTVSDSTGKGPLANGSKLTTRFYAKGATGTVAAGVNGPNAYASSQRPNPVFGAVTAIVSNASSSYHGVVLEAKHQVTNGLSFDVNYTYSHALDNGVNSTTFTSTNAYTDPLNTAADYGNSDNNVPQRLVMYAVYQTPKFVHGPLGYLTNSWEVSPSFAAQTGLPYSLASTGTPTTALGDNGSTLSAIGGGINGSNGAFRIANIGRNTYKLPRTMVADLRISKRFDIREGMNLELLAESFNIANHYNTTGVTTTGYSIGTSATANTLTYSSAFGTRTSVNSNLAYSPRQVQLGARFHF, from the coding sequence ATGAAACCCTTACGCAGCCTTGCGCTTGCGGCAGTACTAATGTCCGGGGCGGCGATGGGCGCATTCGCGCAGTCGGCCGTGGACGGTGCCGTAGGCGGCATCATTCATGATCCCAGTGGCGCAGTCGTACCCGGCGCACAGATCACCGTCACCAACAATGGCACCTCGGCTTCGCAGACCGTCAAGGCCGACGATCAGGGCTATTTCCGCGCCATCCATCTTCAGCCCGGTTCCTACACCGTTGAAGTTACCTCTGCTGGCTTTGGCACGTACAAGTCCACCGCTGTCGTGGTGCAGGTCGGTCTGTTGACCAACGTGGACGCAAACCTTGCCGCAGCGGGAACCAGCACAGAGGTCACGGTCTCCTCAGAAGTTCCAGCCATCAATACCACCTCGCCGGACTTCAACAGTGTGATTGAACAGCACGTGCTGCAGAACCTGCCGGTGAACAACTATCGCTGGTCCAGCTATGCGGCCCTCACGCCCGGTGTTGTGTCCAACTCGGACGGCTTTGGCCTGCTGAGCTTCCGCGGCCAGAGCGTTCTGCAGAACAACATCACCATTGACGGTGCGGACGATAACCAGGCCTTCTTCGCGGAAGAGCGCGGACGTACGCGCGCCGGTTATTCCACTGCGCAGAGCTCCATTCAGGAGTTCCAGGTCAACACCTCCAACTACACCGTGGAATACGGCCGCGCTGTTGGCGGTGTTGTGAACTCCGTCACCAAGAGCGGTACCAACCAGTTCCACGGCGACCTTTACTTCCGTGACCGTGACGCTGGCTGGGGTTCCAAGTCGCCGACGACGCAGCTCACCACCGTCACCTCCTCCGGCCCGGTCACGAACGTGATCAAGCCTAAGGATTGGCGCAAGCAGTTTGGCGGCGCAGTCAGTGGCCCCATCATCAAGGACAAGCTCTTCTTCCTGCTTGCCATTGACAAGTTCAAGCGCAACTTCCCCGGAACGGGCGTTGCCAGCAGCCCGGCCACGTTCTTTGCGGCTCCTGACGCCGCGCTGCCTACGGGCAAGACCTGCGGAGCATCCTCCACCATTCCGAATCCGTCCGGCCCTGGCACAATTACCAACCCTGCCCTGCCGTCCACGGTAGACCAGAGCAACTGCACCCTCGCGCAGCTCTATCTGGGGAATTACAACCAGTACGCTAATGCCGTACCTTTGTACAACGCTGGCCTCACGGCGCTGAACACCATGCTCGGTGCTGTTCCGCGTACCGGCGACCAGAATATCTTCTTCCCCAAGATTGACTGGCAGATCAATGGTCGCAACCACGCCACCTTTGAAGTCAACCGCCTCAACTGGGCATCGCCCGCAGGCATCCAGACGCAGGCCACCAACACCTATGGCACGCGTTCTTTCGGTGATGACTTTGTGAAGCTCACTTTTGGCGTAGCCAAGCTGGACACCACCATCACCAGCAACCTCGTCAATGAAGTGCGTTACCAGTACGGTCGCGATTTTGAGTACGAGTTTGCTCAGACCCCGGCCACTGCGTACGAGCAGAACTATATTCAGCGAGCCCGTGGCGGCACATACACCAACCCGCTCGGCCTGCCGCCGAACGTGGGCATTACGAACGGCTTCAACTTCGGCACGCAGACCTTCCTGCAGCGCCAGCGCTATCCCGATGAACGCCGCTGGCAGGTGGCTGACACCGCTAACTGGACGCGCGGCTCGCACAACGTGAAGTTCGGTATGGACTACCTGCACACCTACGACCTGAGCCAGAACCTGCGCAGCCAGTTTGGCAGCTTCAGCTATTCCACCGTAGGCCAATACCTGAGCGACTGGTATCTCGGCCAAAGCACCGATCCAAACGTCTACAACAAGGCAAAGAACTACTCGTCCTTCCAGCAGGCCTTCGGCCCCACAGCGTTCCAATTCGTCACGCACGACATTGGCATCTTCGCGCAGGACGAGTGGAAGGCCACTCCGAACCTCAGCATCACCTATGGCCTGCGTTATGAGCTGCAACTCTTTCCCAGCCCCTATGCAGGCCTGCCGGTCACGGGAGGAAACTTCGGCACCAATGCGATTGCCCAGACCGGTGTGATGCCGTCGGATAAAAACAACATTGCTCCGCGCGTGGGCTTTGCGTGGGATCCTTTCGGCACCGGCAAGACCAGCATCCGTGGTGGATTCGGTCTCTTTTATGGCCGCACCATCAACTCCACCATCTACAGCGCGCTGACCTCCACCGGCAACGCAACGCAGGTGAACGGTGTGCCGGTCTCCCAGCTCACCTTCAACTACACGTCGTCGCAGTCCGGTGCACCGGCCTTTCCGGCGGTTATTGCCAGCGTGGGTTCCGCCGGTGCGGCTCCTGCTTCCACCTACTTCGCTCCGGGCTTCCAGAACCCTTATTCGGAGCAGTTTGATCTCTCCATCCAGCGCTCCATCGGCTGGAAGACCACGGTAGGCGTCAGCTACATCGGCGCACTTGGCCGCGAAATGCCGAACTTCGTGGACGCCAACCTGCCCACGCCGACCACCTCCGTCACCTACACGGTTTCGGATTCCACCGGCAAGGGCCCTCTGGCCAATGGCAGCAAGCTGACCACGCGCTTTTACGCCAAGGGTGCCACGGGCACCGTTGCCGCAGGCGTGAACGGACCCAACGCCTACGCCAGCAGCCAGCGTCCCAACCCGGTCTTCGGTGCGGTCACGGCTATCGTCAGCAATGCCAGCTCCAGCTACCACGGTGTGGTTCTGGAAGCGAAACACCAGGTCACCAACGGCCTGTCCTTCGACGTGAACTATACCTACTCACACGCTCTGGATAACGGTGTTAACAGCACCACCTTCACCAGCACCAATGCCTACACGGATCCGCTGAACACCGCGGCTGACTACGGCAACTCGGACAATAACGTGCCCCAGCGCCTGGTGATGTACGCCGTCTACCAGACGCCGAAGTTTGTGCACGGACCGCTGGGCTACCTCACCAACTCGTGGGAAGTCTCGCCCAGCTTCGCTGCGCAGACTGGCCTGCCGTACTCGCTGGCCTCCACCGGTACACCCACCACGGCTCTCGGCGATAACGGCTCCACGCTGTCCGCCATCGGCGGTGGCATCAACGGCTCCAACGGTGCATTCCGCATCGCCAACATCGGACGCAATACGTACAAGCTGCCCCGCACCATGGTCGCTGACCTGCGTATCTCCAAGCGCTTCGATATCCGCGAGGGCATGAACCTGGAGCTGCTGGCCGAGAGCTTCAACATTGCGAACCACTACAACACCACCGGCGTGACAACCACGGGCTACTCCATCGGAACTAGCGCCACAGCCAACACACTCACCTACAGCTCCGCATTCGGAACGCGTACCTCCGTCAACAGCAATCTGGCATACAGCCCCCGCCAGGTGCAGTTGGGAGCACGCTTCCACTTCTAA
- the obgE gene encoding GTPase ObgE, with protein MFIDETRIRVKAGDGGNGCMAFRREKFVPRGGPSGGDGGHGGDILMRSSEKHNTLVHFRFNPEHKADRGTHGEGSNMSGRSGEHTILAVPVGTQVFDEDTGDLIHDFRYPDEQIVVARGGRGGRGNQHFATSTHQAPREHELGRPGEEKHLRLELKLLADVGLVGYPNVGKSTLISRLSAARPKIANYAFTTLEPNLGVVKVGDFPHEQSFVIADMPGLIEGASQGAGLGIQFLRHIERTSVLAHLVDVSDGSGRPDPVEDFKVIAGELEEFGHNLEDKPVIVVAAKIDAANPDKLKKLQTYAKRRKLPFYAISAVTGEGIEALKFALGAAVEEHRKGIEVVPPPAPAPRKHKSAYPPPLASKKTSR; from the coding sequence ATGTTTATTGACGAAACAAGAATTCGGGTGAAGGCGGGAGACGGCGGCAATGGCTGCATGGCCTTCCGCCGGGAAAAGTTCGTTCCGCGGGGCGGTCCGTCCGGCGGCGATGGCGGCCACGGCGGCGACATCCTGATGCGTTCCAGCGAAAAACACAACACGCTGGTGCACTTCCGCTTCAACCCGGAACACAAGGCAGATCGCGGTACGCACGGCGAAGGCTCCAACATGAGCGGCCGCAGTGGCGAGCACACCATTCTGGCCGTGCCGGTGGGAACGCAGGTCTTCGACGAAGATACTGGCGACCTGATTCATGATTTCCGCTATCCCGACGAACAGATTGTGGTGGCGCGCGGTGGTCGCGGAGGACGCGGTAACCAGCACTTTGCCACCAGCACCCATCAGGCTCCGCGCGAGCATGAACTGGGTCGTCCCGGCGAAGAAAAGCATCTGCGGCTGGAGCTGAAGCTGCTGGCCGATGTGGGCCTGGTTGGTTATCCGAATGTGGGCAAATCGACCCTGATTTCGCGCCTTTCCGCAGCTCGTCCCAAGATTGCGAACTACGCCTTCACCACGCTGGAGCCCAACCTGGGCGTGGTCAAGGTGGGCGATTTCCCGCATGAACAGTCGTTCGTTATCGCGGATATGCCCGGACTGATCGAAGGCGCCAGCCAGGGCGCGGGTCTGGGTATCCAGTTCCTGCGCCATATTGAGCGCACCAGCGTTCTAGCCCACCTGGTCGACGTTTCCGATGGCAGCGGCCGCCCAGACCCGGTGGAGGACTTCAAGGTGATAGCGGGCGAACTGGAAGAGTTTGGCCACAACCTGGAAGACAAACCTGTCATCGTCGTTGCCGCCAAAATCGACGCCGCCAACCCGGACAAGCTGAAGAAACTGCAGACTTACGCGAAACGCCGCAAACTGCCTTTCTATGCCATCTCCGCCGTTACCGGCGAGGGCATTGAGGCGCTGAAATTCGCTCTGGGAGCAGCCGTGGAAGAGCATCGCAAAGGCATTGAAGTGGTGCCACCGCCTGCGCCCGCTCCGCGCAAACACAAGAGCGCTTACCCGCCGCCGCTGGCCAGCAAAAAAACATCGCGATAA
- a CDS encoding c-type cytochrome, with product MKRLPFLSASLVLGALLASCSKTLPAQEIPISKQNVLKQDNVIRGQKLFGQNCAACHGANATGGMGPNLTMSALVRHDVGGKDIGTVIHEGRMDKGMPAFPQITEEQVSDIAAFLHARIDAFTRASALGASAFAGSLNVGDANAGKAVFAAKCATCHSVTGDLKGIATKRDPAELEQAILLPKAKPETGSVTAAGKKYEGRFLHRDGFTVTLQTADGVSHTWETDHVTVNVPDPLKGHKALLPTYTDKEIHDVFSYLETLK from the coding sequence ATGAAACGTCTTCCCTTCCTATCCGCCTCTCTGGTCCTCGGCGCGCTGCTTGCCAGTTGCTCGAAAACGCTTCCTGCGCAAGAGATTCCTATCTCCAAGCAGAACGTGCTCAAGCAGGACAACGTCATCCGCGGCCAGAAGCTCTTTGGCCAGAACTGCGCTGCGTGTCACGGGGCGAACGCCACCGGTGGGATGGGCCCAAACCTGACCATGTCCGCGCTGGTGCGCCACGATGTTGGCGGCAAAGACATTGGCACGGTGATCCATGAAGGCCGCATGGATAAAGGTATGCCCGCCTTCCCACAGATCACTGAGGAGCAGGTTTCCGACATTGCCGCGTTTCTTCACGCACGCATTGACGCCTTTACGCGCGCCTCTGCTTTGGGTGCCAGTGCATTTGCTGGTTCTCTGAATGTTGGTGATGCCAACGCGGGCAAGGCTGTCTTTGCCGCGAAATGCGCCACCTGCCACTCCGTTACGGGCGACCTGAAGGGCATTGCCACCAAACGCGATCCCGCAGAGCTGGAACAGGCAATCCTGCTGCCCAAGGCGAAGCCGGAGACGGGTTCCGTGACAGCCGCAGGAAAGAAGTACGAAGGCCGCTTCCTGCATCGCGACGGCTTTACCGTGACGCTGCAAACCGCTGATGGCGTTTCGCATACGTGGGAAACCGATCACGTGACTGTGAACGTCCCCGACCCACTGAAGGGCCATAAGGCGCTGTTGCCCACTTACACCGATAAGGAAATTCATGATGTTTTCTCGTACCTGGAAACGCTCAAGTAG
- a CDS encoding acido-empty-quinoprotein group A, producing MMFSRTWKRSSSAVLFSLACLTAGAQKKPATASVAAVQSLPSVGADWSQYNGDNSGRRYSTLSQINSTNVKNLTLAWTLPTKGLAVKGTPVVVDGVLYVTSPNHVWAVDAVTGLKLWNYERKSPGNMIANRGVAYLDGKVYFGTPDAHVIALDAKTGKVVWDKEVGDVTFGYYIAVAPLVVKDKLIVGTSGDVSDVPHALYALDPANGKQLWKLNTIPSAGEPGADTWPSEEARKHGGGPLWVTGTYDPELNLMYWGTGNPHPVLAGNVREGANLYTCTILAVDPDTGKIKWYFQPSPHDTRDWDAVETNILFDATINGKPRKLLSHASRNGYYFLLDRVTGESLVSTPFVPLNWAKGVNAKGEPIPDPAKEETPGGVLIRGVANGSANWPPPAFSLQTGLFYVNAEEGWSYWYSALDASGKPEDHQGGSGISLEENSFLLALDPKTGKEVWRRDTGRNTRNYSGLLTTAGHLLFGGDAYGNLYALDPATGKSLWHARPGGNLTNGPMTFERNGRQYVVFGVADTLYTFALPQ from the coding sequence ATGATGTTTTCTCGTACCTGGAAACGCTCAAGTAGCGCCGTTCTTTTCTCGTTGGCGTGCCTGACCGCAGGTGCGCAGAAGAAACCTGCGACAGCCTCGGTGGCCGCAGTGCAAAGCCTGCCCAGCGTCGGTGCGGACTGGTCGCAGTACAACGGCGATAACTCTGGCCGCCGTTACTCCACGCTGTCGCAGATAAACAGCACCAACGTGAAGAACCTGACGCTGGCGTGGACGCTGCCAACGAAGGGCCTGGCGGTCAAGGGTACGCCCGTCGTTGTGGACGGCGTGCTGTACGTCACCTCGCCCAACCATGTGTGGGCCGTGGATGCTGTCACCGGCCTGAAGCTGTGGAACTACGAACGCAAGTCGCCCGGCAACATGATTGCCAACCGCGGCGTCGCGTATCTGGATGGCAAGGTCTACTTCGGCACACCGGACGCCCACGTCATCGCGCTGGACGCGAAGACCGGCAAGGTGGTGTGGGACAAAGAAGTGGGCGATGTCACCTTTGGCTATTACATCGCCGTTGCGCCGCTCGTGGTGAAGGACAAGCTGATTGTGGGCACCAGCGGCGATGTATCCGACGTGCCACACGCGCTCTACGCCCTGGATCCTGCCAACGGCAAACAGTTGTGGAAACTGAACACCATTCCCTCCGCGGGCGAACCCGGTGCGGACACATGGCCCAGCGAAGAGGCGCGGAAACATGGCGGCGGACCGTTGTGGGTTACGGGAACCTATGACCCGGAACTGAACCTGATGTACTGGGGCACGGGCAATCCGCATCCTGTGCTGGCAGGCAACGTCCGCGAAGGCGCGAACCTGTACACCTGCACCATCCTGGCCGTTGACCCCGATACTGGCAAGATCAAGTGGTACTTCCAGCCCAGCCCGCATGACACGCGCGACTGGGACGCGGTGGAAACCAACATCCTGTTCGATGCCACCATCAACGGCAAGCCGCGCAAACTGCTCTCGCACGCCAGCCGTAATGGTTATTACTTCCTGCTGGATCGCGTAACGGGCGAGTCCCTTGTTTCCACGCCGTTTGTCCCGCTGAATTGGGCCAAAGGCGTCAATGCCAAGGGTGAGCCGATCCCCGATCCTGCCAAGGAAGAGACGCCCGGCGGCGTCCTTATCCGCGGTGTGGCTAACGGCAGCGCCAACTGGCCTCCGCCCGCATTCAGCCTGCAGACCGGCCTGTTTTACGTAAATGCGGAAGAAGGATGGTCGTACTGGTACTCCGCTCTGGATGCCAGCGGCAAGCCGGAGGATCACCAGGGAGGCTCGGGCATTTCGCTGGAGGAAAACAGCTTCCTGCTGGCGCTGGATCCGAAGACGGGCAAGGAAGTCTGGCGCAGAGACACCGGCCGCAACACCCGCAATTACAGCGGCCTGTTGACTACGGCAGGGCATCTGCTCTTCGGCGGCGATGCGTATGGCAACCTCTACGCGCTTGACCCAGCAACGGGTAAATCGTTATGGCATGCGCGTCCCGGCGGAAACCTGACCAACGGCCCCATGACCTTCGAACGCAACGGACGGCAGTACGTGGTCTTCGGCGTAGCGGATACGCTCTATACCTTTGCGCTGCCACAGTAA
- a CDS encoding transaldolase, which produces MATLLDQLKQYTTVVADTGDMKSMEKFKPTDATTNPSLITAAANMPEYSHIVDDVLKAAKQKAGANSDDKAVAAEAFKTLAVAFGREILKIVPGRVSTEVDARLSYDKEKTIAMAKDIIAQYEAAGVSKDRILIKIASTWEGIKAAEELEKEGIHCNLTLLFGLHQAIACAEAKVTLISPFVGRILDWYKKDTGKDYTGAEDPGVISVTTIFNYYKKFGYKTQVMGASFRNISEIEELAGSDLLTIAPKLLDELNSKEGLLVKKLDAEKAKSLDIQKITIDKATFEKMHAEDRMAHDKLKEGIEGFSKALEELETLLEKRLKEVAEPVGA; this is translated from the coding sequence ATGGCGACGCTTTTGGACCAACTCAAGCAGTACACCACCGTGGTGGCCGACACTGGCGACATGAAGTCGATGGAGAAGTTCAAGCCGACCGACGCGACCACCAACCCGTCGCTGATCACCGCTGCGGCAAACATGCCGGAATACAGCCACATTGTGGACGACGTGCTGAAGGCCGCAAAGCAGAAGGCCGGCGCAAACTCTGACGATAAGGCCGTTGCCGCCGAAGCCTTCAAGACGCTGGCCGTGGCCTTTGGCCGCGAGATCCTGAAGATCGTTCCGGGGCGCGTCTCTACGGAAGTCGACGCCCGCCTCTCCTACGACAAGGAGAAGACGATCGCAATGGCAAAGGACATCATTGCGCAGTATGAGGCTGCTGGTGTCAGCAAGGACCGCATCCTCATCAAGATCGCTTCCACGTGGGAAGGCATTAAGGCCGCCGAGGAGCTGGAAAAGGAAGGCATTCACTGCAACCTGACGCTGCTCTTCGGCTTGCACCAGGCCATTGCGTGTGCTGAGGCGAAGGTTACGCTCATTTCGCCGTTCGTTGGTCGCATCCTTGACTGGTACAAGAAGGACACGGGCAAGGATTACACCGGTGCGGAAGACCCCGGCGTCATCTCTGTGACGACCATCTTCAACTATTACAAGAAGTTCGGCTACAAGACCCAGGTGATGGGCGCTTCGTTCCGCAACATCAGTGAGATTGAAGAGCTGGCCGGTTCTGACCTGCTGACCATTGCGCCGAAGCTGCTGGATGAGTTGAACAGCAAGGAAGGCCTGCTCGTAAAGAAGCTGGACGCCGAAAAGGCGAAGTCGCTGGACATCCAGAAGATCACGATCGACAAGGCTACCTTCGAGAAGATGCACGCGGAAGACCGCATGGCGCACGACAAGCTGAAGGAAGGCATCGAAGGCTTCTCCAAGGCTTTGGAAGAGCTGGAAACCCTGCTGGAAAAGCGTCTGAAGGAAGTTGCGGAGCCGGTGGGCGCGTAA
- a CDS encoding helix-turn-helix domain-containing protein, translated as MATSGEAKDAIITDGPPPPTKTGDPVAGEAAESFIAEKKLGERIKQLRLKKGMGLVELGRHTGLSASFLSQLETGRVVPTLRNLARISLVFSKDLSYFFEPEPKTLFRVQRGKDRIRLPQSGTDDPAYYFESLGYLIPDRQLDPYFAEFLPNVTPRRAHQHPGSEFLYVLEGEMDITHGEATHRLEPGDAVYFDANTPHSYANAGQAPAKALIVTLQSNASTSQSGGALPGGNVKKPGQTKAPPHINPDQGFNPDQGFE; from the coding sequence ATGGCAACATCCGGAGAAGCAAAGGACGCAATCATTACAGACGGTCCGCCTCCTCCCACAAAAACTGGTGATCCGGTAGCTGGAGAAGCCGCAGAGAGCTTCATCGCGGAAAAGAAGCTCGGCGAACGCATTAAGCAGCTTCGTCTGAAGAAAGGCATGGGCCTCGTTGAACTTGGCCGTCACACGGGCCTCAGTGCCAGCTTTCTGTCGCAGCTCGAAACGGGCCGCGTGGTGCCGACATTGCGTAACCTGGCCCGCATCTCGCTGGTGTTTTCCAAGGACCTGAGCTACTTTTTCGAACCGGAACCGAAGACGCTCTTCCGCGTGCAGCGTGGCAAGGACCGCATTCGCCTTCCGCAGAGTGGCACAGATGATCCGGCTTACTACTTTGAATCGTTAGGCTACCTAATTCCGGATCGCCAGCTTGACCCGTACTTCGCAGAGTTCCTGCCGAACGTAACGCCGCGGCGCGCGCATCAACATCCCGGCTCCGAGTTCCTGTACGTTCTGGAAGGCGAAATGGACATCACGCATGGAGAGGCCACGCACCGGTTGGAGCCGGGCGACGCCGTCTACTTCGATGCGAATACGCCGCACAGCTATGCCAATGCCGGACAGGCCCCCGCCAAGGCACTCATCGTCACGCTGCAGAGCAATGCGAGCACTTCACAGAGTGGCGGCGCACTGCCAGGTGGCAACGTAAAGAAACCGGGTCAAACGAAGGCACCACCACACATTAATCCGGATCAGGGCTTCAATCCGGATCAGGGCTTCGAATAA
- a CDS encoding 5'-3'-deoxyribonucleotidase: MDEVMADTVAEHIRRYNADFRCELSIDDMDGKWLWQCVPDAHHTALEGYLSEPEFFRHLELMPDAQRVLERLNRDHEIFIASAAMEVPMSFAAKFAWMEQHFPFIRPSHIVFCGDKGILSADYLIDDNPRQLRSFQGKGLLFSAPHNKFAKEWTRVEDWNAVEKFFYSKP, encoded by the coding sequence ATGGACGAAGTCATGGCGGACACCGTCGCGGAACACATCCGCCGCTATAACGCAGACTTCCGCTGCGAGCTTTCGATAGATGACATGGACGGCAAATGGCTGTGGCAGTGCGTGCCGGATGCGCACCATACGGCGTTGGAAGGTTATCTGAGCGAGCCGGAGTTCTTTCGCCATCTGGAACTGATGCCGGATGCGCAGCGCGTGCTTGAGCGGCTGAACCGTGACCACGAGATTTTCATTGCTTCTGCTGCGATGGAAGTGCCGATGAGTTTTGCAGCGAAATTCGCATGGATGGAGCAGCATTTTCCCTTTATTCGGCCTTCGCACATCGTCTTCTGTGGCGACAAGGGCATTCTGTCTGCCGATTACCTGATCGACGACAACCCACGGCAACTGCGTTCCTTTCAGGGCAAGGGGCTGCTCTTCTCCGCACCCCATAATAAGTTTGCGAAGGAATGGACACGCGTCGAGGACTGGAACGCAGTGGAGAAGTTCTTTTATTCGAAGCCCTGA
- a CDS encoding DHA2 family efflux MFS transporter permease subunit yields the protein MAATTMEEFGESAEVMHAAEQPWRPKHNPWLIALTVTLATFMEVLDTSIANVALPHIAGGLGASQDEATWVITSYLVANAIILPASAYLTTFIGRKKFYMICVVIFGISSAMCGLAPTLPILILFRLIQGAGGGGLGPSEQAILADTFEPKQRGQAFALYGLAVVAAPAIGPTLGGWITDNYDWRWIFFINVPVAILSLVLTTRMVEDPPHITKEVAANKLKGLNLDYIGFGLLALGFGSLEFVLDKGQEDDWFGSQMITIFAIVCAVSLISLIVWSLWRLKKGDKPILNLTLFKQRSFAVSFTLLFVLGFSLYASTVLIPQYVQTLLGYTAELAGLVISPGGVTIMLMMPVVGILITRLDPRVMISFGFALLTYSLYLMHSHMNLGSSFADIMWLRIVQAASLAFLFIPINTIAYNNIPRSQNNDVSGLSNLARNVGGSVGTAFVATMLSRRSQAHQGYMIRNLTPTSQAFNDRVNSVAGFLQGSRGPGGGNHADAISAAQGNIYNMLHNQASMLAYLDIIAVLAVFTAIMVPLVWIVPKTTHAEGDAPAH from the coding sequence ATGGCTGCAACCACAATGGAAGAGTTCGGCGAGTCAGCCGAGGTGATGCACGCGGCAGAACAGCCGTGGCGACCGAAGCATAACCCCTGGCTGATTGCCCTCACAGTAACCCTGGCTACCTTCATGGAGGTGCTGGATACCTCCATCGCCAATGTGGCGCTGCCACATATCGCAGGAGGACTCGGCGCGTCGCAGGACGAAGCCACGTGGGTCATCACCAGTTACCTGGTGGCGAACGCCATCATCCTTCCGGCTTCTGCGTATCTGACCACGTTCATCGGGCGCAAGAAGTTCTACATGATCTGCGTGGTCATCTTTGGCATCTCGTCAGCCATGTGCGGACTGGCGCCTACCCTGCCTATCCTGATCCTGTTCCGGCTGATCCAGGGTGCTGGCGGCGGCGGACTTGGGCCCAGCGAGCAGGCCATTCTTGCCGATACCTTCGAGCCGAAGCAGCGAGGGCAGGCATTCGCGCTGTACGGTCTGGCCGTGGTTGCGGCTCCGGCGATTGGACCAACGCTGGGTGGATGGATCACCGACAACTATGACTGGCGATGGATCTTCTTCATCAATGTGCCGGTGGCGATCCTGTCGCTGGTCTTGACGACTCGCATGGTGGAAGATCCTCCGCACATTACCAAGGAAGTGGCTGCGAACAAGCTCAAGGGTCTGAACCTGGATTACATTGGGTTCGGTCTGCTGGCACTTGGCTTCGGGTCGCTGGAGTTTGTGCTGGATAAGGGCCAGGAAGACGACTGGTTCGGTTCGCAGATGATTACGATCTTCGCCATTGTGTGCGCGGTGTCGTTGATCAGCCTGATCGTGTGGTCGCTGTGGCGGTTGAAGAAGGGCGATAAACCCATCCTGAACCTGACACTGTTCAAGCAGCGTAGCTTTGCCGTGTCGTTCACGCTGCTGTTTGTGCTGGGCTTCTCGCTGTATGCGTCGACCGTGCTGATTCCGCAGTATGTGCAGACGTTGCTGGGTTACACGGCGGAGCTTGCGGGGCTTGTCATCTCACCGGGCGGCGTCACGATCATGCTGATGATGCCGGTTGTTGGCATCTTGATTACGCGTCTTGATCCGCGTGTGATGATCTCGTTTGGCTTTGCGCTGCTGACGTATTCGCTGTACCTGATGCACTCGCACATGAATCTTGGGTCGTCGTTCGCGGATATTATGTGGCTGCGCATTGTGCAGGCGGCTTCGCTGGCGTTCCTGTTCATTCCCATCAACACCATCGCGTACAACAACATTCCGCGTTCGCAGAACAACGATGTCAGCGGACTTTCGAATCTTGCGCGTAATGTGGGTGGGTCCGTGGGTACGGCGTTCGTGGCGACGATGTTGTCACGCCGCTCGCAGGCGCATCAGGGGTACATGATCCGCAACCTGACACCAACCAGCCAGGCCTTCAACGACCGGGTGAACAGCGTTGCCGGATTCCTGCAGGGCAGTCGCGGTCCCGGAGGTGGCAACCATGCCGATGCGATCTCCGCAGCGCAGGGCAACATCTACAACATGCTGCACAACCAGGCGTCGATGCTGGCTTATCTGGACATCATCGCGGTGCTGGCGGTGTTCACGGCCATTATGGTTCCGCTGGTGTGGATTGTGCCGAAGACCACTCACGCGGAAGGCGACGCACCCGCGCACTAA